The Stigmatella aurantiaca genome contains the following window.
GGGACCAGATGGCCGCTCGGTGCTTCAGGAGGTGGACTACATCACGACCGCATCGGGCGGAGGGATCGCGGCACTGATGTTCATCGAAGTGCTCCGCGAGCACCGGCTGCGCGAAGGTAAGGCGCTGACCCAGGAAAGCGCGGGCACTTACCTGGGAAGTGCGCGCTTCCGAGGCGTGCTGGATGCGCAGCTGAGCACCATGAACCAAGTGCTCGCCTCCGGCTTACTCAGCTGGTTCGGGCATGCCTCAACAAAGGTGGAGCACTCCTTGAGGAGCGCGATGGTGGGTTCGGGGGCGAGGTGTCAGGGGAGAGAGGCCGGTCCGCTCGCGGCTGTACCAAAGAAGACCGACGAAGAGTTCTCACGTTATTCCCTGTGCCCGCTCACTGACGCGCTCAAGTTCGGGGACGTGTTCGTGGACGCGAGCCAGCAGGCGACCTTGCCGACATTTCTTCCGACGATGACGCTCTTCGAATCAGGCAATAACCTGCCCGCGACGCAGGTCTGGTTCAAGCAACTGGGCATCCAAGAGGTGCTGCTCGCGCTCCCGAACTCCTCGCTGGGCGATGTGGTGAAGGTGGAGGACCTCGATTATGTGCACGCGGTCACGCTCTCGATGGGCTTCCCGGGCATCGGACCCGTACTTGCGACCGCGAAGCATGGTGGGTCGACCTTCGGGGTGACCATCGCCGATGGCGGCCAGACGGACAACCTGGGCCTCTGGGTGGCCTACAACGCGACTCGCAACGAGTTGCGCGACACACTCCGGCGCGGGGCGGTGCACATCGTGTTGGACAGCGCGATCGAACCCGAGACGCCCTTCGTCGAGGAGAAGATGACCGGCTGGGAGTCCGTCACCGGTGCACGTGTCATCGGCAATGGCTTGCCGCTGCTGCGCGTGGCCCGGCTCACGAACGAACAGAACCTCAAGCTCCGGGCCCAAGACGATCTGAAGGAAAAGGCTGACACGTATCGGCCCATCTTCGTGCGCGCGGGAGACGTGCTCGACACGCGGGAGATGAGGTACCACTGCTTCGTCAATATCCTGAACTGGAGGGGGGGCTATCGGGAGGATCTCGAGACCGATTCGAAGGAGTGTCTTGCGAAGTCCGGGCGCTGCGAGACCTGCACTCCGAGGGCGCGGCTGGGCAAGGTCCTCAGCTCGCTCGCGAACGACCAGCAGCGCTCGGAGGATCTCGTCACGCTCGGGCGTGAGGCCATGGCGAGAGCCTATGAGGATAAGCTGAAGGGGGCGCTCGACCACTGCCTGAAGCAGGAGCCGTCGACACCGCCCACGCCCGTCGCAGTCCCCTGAAGGAATAGAGACTGTGCTCCCTCAAGCGGGGGCAGAGCCGAAGCCGGAAGAGGCAAGTGAGCCGCCTGAGGCAGCGGCGGGGCAGGTGAGCCTGCCCCGGTTTTGGGCTCTCCCGCCCTTCGTGTGGTTCAGCGGCAGCGAGCAAGCGAGCCCCGCTCGTGCGGCCGTCCGCATGCCCCCCAAGATCCACACAAACTGCGGGAAAGCCACTAAATCAGGGCAAGCCCACTGCCTTGGCTTGACGGATTTTCTTCAGCCGACTCTCGGCCC
Protein-coding sequences here:
- a CDS encoding patatin-like phospholipase family protein, giving the protein MNRVMVLLVTLSTLACSGRLDKAYVAYTPYAASSPLNSDTIEYGLPRDPLHPGSPGKFALPSSRPDQDAECIVTLSISGGGSNSAAFAWGALEELNERYQGPDGRSVLQEVDYITTASGGGIAALMFIEVLREHRLREGKALTQESAGTYLGSARFRGVLDAQLSTMNQVLASGLLSWFGHASTKVEHSLRSAMVGSGARCQGREAGPLAAVPKKTDEEFSRYSLCPLTDALKFGDVFVDASQQATLPTFLPTMTLFESGNNLPATQVWFKQLGIQEVLLALPNSSLGDVVKVEDLDYVHAVTLSMGFPGIGPVLATAKHGGSTFGVTIADGGQTDNLGLWVAYNATRNELRDTLRRGAVHIVLDSAIEPETPFVEEKMTGWESVTGARVIGNGLPLLRVARLTNEQNLKLRAQDDLKEKADTYRPIFVRAGDVLDTREMRYHCFVNILNWRGGYREDLETDSKECLAKSGRCETCTPRARLGKVLSSLANDQQRSEDLVTLGREAMARAYEDKLKGALDHCLKQEPSTPPTPVAVP